CATATTTTGGAGACTGGAAGCTATTAATTTGGTTCCATGTTATTTCTGCAGTCTCATTCTTTGCTATTCACCAGTATTTGAATAGCCATCGGGTATTTGTGAAAATGTCTGCGCACCGCCAGAGTTTCATGAATTTTAACTCCAGTGATTACCTGTCCAAACCTTCATCCGGGGAaacacatttttcattatttactattcattatttttttagtttaaacGTTTCAGCCatgcagtcagggagcagaaacaatccCATGGGACCGAGGTGATCAGTCAAACCCCCACGAATAACGAATAGTAAATAACTTGTGGACAACCCATAGACTGAGATTTATTAGCACAAACCCGCTGGTGAACACATTCACATTGCAAAGATGCTCCGGCCGAGGAGAAAGGGCTGAATCCCCAGCACAGGCCGATCGCAATGACCCATCGTTCAGCCAGCTCTAGTAGATAATACCCTGTATGTGGGCCACGAACAGCAACACCATGTTCCAAGCTGCCCAGGTTCTCTGTGGGGATGAGAAGCCCTataaatgcagtgagtgtgggaaaggcTTTGGCCAGGAGAAGATCCTCCGAGAGCACCGGCGAATCCACACAGGCGAGAGGCCGCACAAATGCGCTCACTGCGAGAAAAGCTTCACCTGGAGCACCAGCCTGATCAAGCACCAGCAGATCCACACGGGCAGCAAGCTGCACGCCTGCCCCGCGTGCGAGAAGAGCTTCCGGTGGCGGCATAGCCTCCTGCAGCACCAGGCGGTGCACACCGGCGCCAAGCCGCACACCTGCGCCCAGTGCGGCCGCAGCTTTGTGGAGAAGCAGGCGCTGAAGAAACACGAGAGCATCCACACGGGGGAGAAGCCCTTCACCTGCAgcgagtgcgggaagagcttccgGCAGAAGGGCAACCTGGTGTCGCACGAGAGGAGCCACCTGAAGGAGAAGCCGCACCGATGCCCCGAGTGCGGGAagtgcttccgggagcagcgcttcCTGGCCACccaccagcgcacccacaccCAGGAGCGGCCCTACCAGTGCGCCCAGTGCCAGAAGAGCTTTGGTGCCAAGCAGGGGCTCCGCGTCCACCAGCGCctgcacaccggggagcggcccttcCCGTGCCCCCTGTGCGGGAGGAGCTTCACCGAGAGGAAGAACCTCAACAAGCACCAGCGGACCCACAGCGGGGAGACGCCCTACACCTGCGGGGAGTGCGGGAACAGCTACACCCAGAAGTACAGCCTGAAGGTACACCAGCGAACCCACAGCGGGGAGACCTCCCACACCTGCGGGGAGTGTGGGGAGCGCTTCAAGCAGAGGAACCACCTGGTGAGCCACCAGCGGGGCCACAAAGCCGGGAGCCTCTACATATGCGCCGAATGTGGAGAGAGCTACAGCCAGTGGGCGCATCTCACCGCCCACGAGAGAATCCACACCAGGCAGAGCCAGCCAGCGCGCACTGAATACGGGTAACAGAGGCAATGTATCTCAGAGCATGCCAAGGATCCACACGACAGCCCATATCCATACACCAGTTAAAGGCCCCGGCTACGCCCCAGGTATAGGGCATTAGCCAGAGCCATTCTGAAACAGAATGCTTCCCAGAGAGGCGTCAGGACGTCTGGGCCTTCCCGGTCtctctaaggacctgatccaatcaatgggaatctttctgttgacttcagtgaacacTGGATTGGGTCTCAGTTGTGTAGACTGGGTAGAACTTGCCATAAACCATTTTACTAGCCAACTAGATAACAGTGATAAGCATCATGCACAATTTACGTGGTGTCCTAGACTTGCAGGTACTTGTAAACATCAATTAATTAAATGAGGCAGAATCCTAGTCTAGGAAGCCGTGTAGGTCAACCAGTTTGTCACACAGCCCGTAGCGGGTTGGGGATCCATTTGGAAGTTGTGTTCCCGCCTTCCTGGAacaattttatttcagaagagCTCTGTCTAAAATGTTGTCCCTCTCGGGCAGGCAGGGCCAAAGAAACtggttcaaaacacagagaatgcTTCGCAgagccagtcctgctcccattgaagtccatggagaaTTTGCAATCGAGCCCTTTATGTTTGCTGTCTGCGCACATGCATTTGGAGTAGAAAGTGCACACTTTAAAGGAAAGTGATTCCATTTCTAAGGCACTTATCTCACACAAGAAACATCTGTCTTGACATTGATGCTGATGGTGTAAACAAAGCTagagctggggcagagaagaCCTTTAAGCTATAACTTTCCCTGGGTTTAGCTGAGCGGGAAAGGCTGGATCCCCTGGCAGCAAACAGAACACCAGCATCTTCAGAAAAGGACAGTTGGTGAAAGAACTTCTGGGGGATCCTGGCAAGGATGGACCCATGACAAGCATCACTAACCTCCCTACTGGGTATACTTGAAGTGTTAAATTTAAAAAGCTAATGCCCTCAAGGGACAGGCAGTTTGAGACGGGCAACAAACCCAAACGCACAACAAACACCATACAAAAACCCACCAGCCACAACTAGCAAAGAGATTCCTCCAATAACACAATGTTGTTAATGTATGATTGTCTCCTAGAGAAGAGCCCTGTGATCCAGATTCTCGCTCATCATGAGTGGATGCTGGTATTCCAGTGGGGAAGGAAGCACCCAGTCCCGCCTATTTCATGGAGGAGTTTGAAGGGGACTTCCTGAATTTAGCTACCAAAGATCACCCTTTGCACGTAGAGAAATACCACATATATGCACCACTTGCTGGAGGTGCAGGTCTTGGTGGGACATTTATCAATGACCTTGCTGGACACGAGGGATGGGACCAAGTTCTGGCAGCCACTGGGCAGCAGAAAGCTTAGCTCGAAGCACATGCTAAGATGTTCATTCTTCCAGATTTAAGTCCAACCAGAGCAAATGGAAGCAGAGAGTGCCATGCTGTGAAGTAGAAGTCATGTGGGTGAGGACACAAGGGTTTCCATTCTGTGTCCTGCCAATGCATGGGCAATTCCTAACAAGTCCTTTACCTGTTGGGACGTCGGGTGATGAAATTGGGTGCTGGGAAACATCACACCAGACAAATGCCCGAGAAAAAGAAGGTTTGAAAGGTGACCCGGGAGATGAATGAGCTGTAACTGTGCCATTTGTATGACGCACACTCAGGCTGTGAATGCCGGCTTTCTTAGAATGTATttctataatttattatttgcataATGGCAGCAGATGCTGAGCAGTTTACGGACAGGTATAAAGGAAAGGCTTCGCCTCATTGATTTTACAGTTTCGAGTTCCTGTCTACTATATGGTCCTTAATGCACAAACATTAAAATCAGCACTAAGAGTTGCTGATGTCCGTTCCTTACCATTTAATTGTGTTGAGATGGAAGCTACTCGACCCATTGTTCCGTAAAAAGATGGAGCACAGAATTCTCTTTAAATGTGGTATTGATTTTCTAATgtggtaaggagagtgatcctggcaatttaGGTCTGTAACTCATAGCCCTAGTAAAAACAGTAAAACatatattacagaaaaaaaatcactgatcagCCACAAGGAACAGAACCATGAGCAATAATGAGCTTGGGTTAATTATTATGAGGAATATCTTAGGCACAGAGAATGTGTTTCGTGTTGCACAAGACACAGATTGGTTGTCTATAACTAACCCTAAGAGGTGCTGATGGTCTGTAAGACGAATATAGAAAAGATGAGATGTATTCGGAGATTCTCTGTGAAAAGAATAAAATTTCCTGCATAAACACACCTGGCATTTTGGCAGAACGGTGAATTAGTGGGTGAAGTGACTGCAATAAATCAGAAATGTGAAATATATTTGGATTTTAGTCAAACATTTGATTCTGTGACTCACAAAATTTCCTTTCAAAAGTTCATTCAGATTGGTGTGGATTGAAAACCGGTTGGAAGACCAGTCAGTCTAACCTATCTATGTTCTTATTATGGTTCCCATCATTGGGGTATTTTCACAAAGAGTAATCAGAAATGGCCATGTAACCAGTTATAGGGAGGTGTCTCACAGGGTTTACAGGAACTGGTGAGAGGTCCTGTTTTAGTTAACATCTCAGTCAGTGATCTAAAAGATGAGGTGACCAGCACACCAATGAAATCTGTACATGATACCAAATTGGAAGGACTTGCTAACATCAATAATCCCAAGGGTCCTAGTGGGATTAGAGACCTGGGCAGGAAATAACTAAATTAAGATCAACTTGGAAAAAAGCAGTTAGTACATGTCAAGGAAAGTAACCAGAATCTCACATACTCAGTGGGGAAGGAGACACCTGGGAAGCAGAAATGGCTGGAATGGACCCAGGTCTGACGGTGGTCAGCAAATTAGACATGTGATGTGGTGGCAAAAAGTTGTGTCCTGCATGCAATTGTTAGCACTGGTTTTCAAAAATCAAATGAGAAGAAAATTCCCAAAGTGACCAGATCATCAGTTATCAGAGCATTTCCTATTGGTCCTTGAAGACTTCATGTTACAATTTTTAAATGGGCTGGGAAGTTCTTGGATACGGCATAACGGTCCATGGCCACATGTCCATAGACGCCACCACAACCAACTCAGCTGCACTCCTGCAGCAGTGTGCTCCTCAAACCCAGGACCACAGGGATGGCCCTGAGAAGACAGTAGCAGCAAggctttcctccctccctggctccagaCACACACTAGGGGGTAATGGTGCATGAACCTGCTAGCCTGGATACTGCACAGTTCTCCTTACCTGTGAGCTGAGGCTGGAGAATTTCTTTCTAGATAGTTAAGTGGTTAGAAGAAAATTCTCGGTtttatttggggttggtttttttttttttttttttgctttgttttatatagttCCTTGTTCTAGCAGCCATGTGgatgccaggggctggggctcttggattggtccctgcccccaggccgGGTAGGCTTACCTGCCCCGGGTAGAACACTAAATGCCTCTTGACCCTGGACGTTCAGCCCTGTTTCCAAGACAGCTCTGGCCAGAGTGGGGCCTTCCGAGGGTACACGGGAGGGAGTAAAAGAGATGAGCTGCAGGATGGCATCGGAGGACCGCACGCTAGGTGTATGCGACTAGCTGAGAATTGCCCTCTCCCTCTCAGGCCATAGGCATACGGACTGGGTCGTTCCGTAGGGTTAAAAAACTTTTCCTCCCACCCCCGGGAAAGAAGCCAACACTTCATTGATTCATGCACAGATAAAACAGATGGTGCCTCCTAGCAGCAGGCCCTGCGGCTCAGTACGCACAGAGAAATACCGGCCGGAGCAGCAGCTCAAAGACCCCAGCTGGTGCCATGGGGCTCATAGGGATCAAACCAGACCTGTGCgaggagctggggcacatggagATGCTACTCTCATTAGCTGCGGCGGAGCCCTCCATCTTGGCTCCAACGGGATTGTGCGGAAGAACTACTCCAGTGGGAGGAGATTAGGTGACAAATTCAGATCCTGAAATGAGTTTCTCAGACTGGCGTTCGCATCGCATTAACAGCGAGGGCACGGGAAATGCGCTCAGTCACGCAGCTCCCCTTGGAAGTACTGTTTGGGAAACCCAGCGGGTGAGTCTTTGGCACATATGTTACGAGGGAGGTCTCTGATCTCCTGAAACTCCACCCTGAAGGCAAGTGATCTCCGAAGAAACCCAGTTTATTGTGTGGATCTCTTCCTTTCATCTGAATAAATCCCATTCGGCTACAGGCACTGTCTGTCAGGGCCCTTTGAACGTGCAGGGACAAGCCTCAAGAATACGGCTTTGAGATCATTACTGAACAGAGGTGTTGGGCAGCAGGAGGGAACTGATGAAATAGAGAAAGCTGGGAGGGGGACAAGGGCTTGTTTTCTGCTCCACCCCATATCTGTTCTGGGTATCCCCCATCTTGGGGAGAGGGCCTGGTTTGGTTAACCTCTCAGGGAATGCTCTGGAAGAGAAGGTGACCAGCACACCTGTGGATGGCGTCCCCACGGGGCCTTAAGCTCACAGTGCTCGCTGGAGAAGCTTCCATTGGGGGGATGATGTGAGGGTGTCATTCCCCTGCACCCAGCATCCCTCCTCCGCCAGCCCCCACGTCCCTTACGCTCATGGAAGCGGAGGGGAGGAACTAGACCGAAGTCTGTGCACTGTTGCATGTGGCCTGGAGTACATTCCATGGGTCCACAGGGCCTCCCACGTGCTGATGGGACGCTGCTTCCGAGGGCCATtgcagctccagggctcaagGGTTCCCACTGGTTAAGTGCATGTGATTGTGTCTCCCAAGCCCCAGTGACCATCACAGTCTGCTACTGCCTCAAGCTAACGGAgcgtggttgttttttttccctttagctGAACGGGTAGAAGCCAGTGGTTTAAGCGCTGATGTTCCTGGGCCGCGAGAGTGGGGATAGCCATATCTGTGCAGCCAGTTCGTTACACCTAACCAGGGGCTGATGCTGGAAGATCATGGGTGAGCCGCGATCAGGACAGATTTTCACATCAATCAATCATCACACAGCGCAGAGTTCCTTTCAAACACACCTTCCTTTATTGATCTCTAGCATTCCAGCTACAGTACCCGAGAGACACCCCCCATTTCACTGCTGCTTCCCCCCAGGATTAACCCTCAGCAgacatgcccctccccaccatgCTCCTGTCATATTTTCACACCCTTTAATCAACCCATATCCTTCTGCCCAGGCAGGGGTCACTACAAGTATTCAAGCAGATAGTTAAAGACCCAGGATCCTCTATAGAAATACGAGCCATCACATGCCTCTTAATCAGGAATACGGCACTCTCCAGCCATAGAAAGGTCTTGGGGAAATGGTAGCCGTGCCTTCCCAAAGAGAAACTTACCCAGCCAATCCTCTGGGGTTACAGAcaacattcagattttttttttaaaaaagggtgttGGGAGGGTGAGGATCTCAAAAACCTTGTACCGATCGGAGTGTTTGCATGAATCTCTGACGATGAGATACACATGCTCTCTCATCCAGGGTGGGTACCCTATCCCTTCGTAGGATAAGGGTGATCAGATTTTCTCCTCAGTCactaaggcctcaatcctgcaaggtgctcagcactctgaCCCTGATCCAGTGAAGCACTTACGCCCTTGCTAAAccagtgagtagtcccactgatgccaatgcatgtgctaaagtgctttgctttgctggatcatggcCAGAGTATTCAGCACCTTGAAGGATTGAGCCTTtctgctcctgttcccactgaagtcaatgagagcctgTCCATTTATTTCAACAGGAGTTGGACTGGGCCCTAAAGTCTGATCTATGATGTTAATCTCTGGATGTATCAGCTGTTATGACTTGAAATCCATGGGTTAATTTTACCCCAATACAGCTCCACTGAACCCAGTAACGATATGCCCATGGCGAGATCCGGAAAGTGAAAATGGCTAGAAACTAAAACTGACCAATCTGGTTTCCTTGCCCAGGCAGAGTGAGATGTAACACTGAGCAAACGGCAGAAAACCATGAAAGGAAAATTCATTTTTCCAAACCATTTCTCTTTTACTCATCTGAACAGCTGAGTGACACAGGCAGGAACCGTTTGTGTTGGACATCTCTTGAGTTTTATGCTGACTGCACTGATGGCCTTTTCCAGCAGCTGCCTCTCCCAGGGAAAACAGACTGAATTCTTGCCCTCCTCACATGCAGCAGAAACTTGCCTCCTTTTGAAACATTAATGAAACCTTCCCCTTCTGCCCGAAATCTTCAGGCATAGAAAAGAAACATTACAAACACAAACAGAAAGGACCAGAAGAGACTAGAACAGGAGGTGGGAAATATCACAAAGGGAAAAATGTGGATGCAACTACATGCCACTGGCATAGCAACTCTCCTTGAACTGGCCTGTAACAGCAACCAGGGAGCAACACTCCAGTGCAGCCACTTGGAGATTTCTTGCTGTCCTGTACAGCAAGGGGAGCGAACAAGATTTTTCCAACATACATGACATTTGTATGATGTCTCTCCTTGtgttttatcaaaatattttcccaccttcAGGAGGTCTCAGGTGTATATTCAGAATTACAGATTCACagaatttaaagccagaagaaATCACTGTGCTCCTCTAGCCAGACCTCCTGCACCAGCCAGGTCACAGAACCATACCCAGTGATTCCGGCAGAGAGAATTATTCTTAGCTTATCTTTGCAGCTCCTTAGTTCTCCAGTTCTGGTTAAGTGATCTCACTCATGCAGATTCACTGGGGAAGTTTTATCTTATGAGGAGCGTGCCCTCCCTTGGGGCATTTAAATGGTCTCCTCTGTTACGGATTCTCTGGGGTATAATGACAGCTGAGGCATGTCCCGTGCTCAGAGCAGGTAAATGGGGCCCCTCCTTTGCGGATTTTCTCATATGTCAGCAGGAATATCCTCAAACCAAGCCTCTCCCACATTCAGTTAACTGGGATGGTCTCTCCCAAGTGCAGGTTCTCTGGGGTTTTGTGGGCCTGCTTCTCCCTGAAGGTTTTGCAGCAAGGACTATATTTGCTCAGTCTCTGCTCTGTGTAGGGTCCCTGGTGATTTAGAAGAAATCTCTGgtctctgaagtttttttttttttaatcaattatgAGGATAACACAGTTTCTCTGGGTTGGATTCCAGGGGGTGGGATGAGATCCTGCTCCAGGTGCCACCTTCTCTCCTGTGTGGTTTCTAGGAGAGGTGGCTGTGggctgaagctcttcccacatACAGTGTATGAATATTTCACATGAGTCATGAGCTCCTGCTTCTTTTTCACACTCATCCTTCTCGCTCCCTGGGTAAATGAACACATTCAGAGATTAATTCATGCGCTAGTGGAAAATTTCCAACTACCCGGATAACGCAAACAATACCGAGCACATATAAATAGTGCTTTACGGGCCAGTGCCAGGGCCAAACACCCCAGGGCAAGAGCTGGGGGGGGAAGCCGGGCAAACATGACTGACAACTGCTGTAATTTACACAGCTCTGCAATGGTCACAAAGCACTCTTAATTCAGCCAAGGGCTGGGATGGTGCAGCCACGTTTGCCTTCTCTGGGCACACTCCCCTCTGCTCTGTTCACTGGCACCAGCCACCCTGCCTGCATCCCCTAACGCAGAGCTGCTGGTACCTTCGTGCTTCCGCTGTCCCAAAAGGGGCTGCAGCAGACGCACCCCAACTGCCCAGCTAAGGGTATTTAACCAACAGCCTGGGAGCTGTGTCTAATTGGCAAGAAGTGAGTGCAGCTCCCCTAACCCTTAATATGGAGGAGGGGCTTACAGAGAGCCCCGATCCCAGCATGCCTGGCCTCGACTTGCTCTGAGCAGCCAGGCGAACGCCGTTTGGAAGAccagggcccttgtggcccacGCTGTAGAACACTGGGCCTGCAGTGATCCCAGGGCTGAATATTGGCCAGGCCAGAACTACGGGCTTTAAGGTCCTCAAGGCTGCAATGCTCCACGACAGAGAGAAAGTGAAGAGAGCTGTTCCTAGTTTTCAGGGGTGCTTGGCATTCACCGCTCCCATGGGAGCCAGCAGGaggagtgggtgctcagcacctctgaaaagcaggccagtcaggtctgatcctgcaagatgtcAGGTGTCTCCAATGGAGGCTGAAGGGTACTGACGggactcagcacttcacaggatcagTCCCTACAGTAGCAATAAAGAACTTCGCCAGGAGTTTCCCTCATTGTTTAGCTCATCTGCTCCCAAGCACAGGAAGCTGAGCGAGCCGGGAcagggacagggagctgggagaGGGACGTGGGTGGAGGGCGAGGCCATCACCATGGAGTCGGGGCGCTGGGACTTGGGATTCCTTCTGGGGCTTCTATGTGGGGTGGGCACAGAAGAGCACGAACCTGACCGACCAATGGAAAGAGGAGCTGTACAGGGGGACCCAGAGTCAGTGCGTGAAGACAATCAGTATCCCCTGTGGGGACTCCGGGGTGCGTAAGGAGCGACTGAGGCCTTCTGGACACTCCGAACGTTCACATGGCGTCTCTGCCGTTCAGCCTCTCACATCCAGTGCAGTCATGGGCCCCTCCAGGAGCTCCCAGTGGAGTTCAGAGCTATCCGCTCTGCAAAGCTTTTAGCATGACATCAGGCTCATGTCAGGGCTTTGTCTCCCAGGTGGGTTCTCTGGTGCGTAGTCAGGTTTATCTTCTGcgtgaaggttttcccgcactcggGGCATGTGAAGGGGGTCTccccagtgtggattctctggtggaTCTTCAGAGAGCCTTTCTGGCTGAAGCGCTTCCCGCAGTCGGGGCAGGCgaagggccgctccccggtgtggatgCGCTGGTGGGTGACAAGGCCGCTCTTGCaactgaagctcttcccgcactcgtCGCAGGTGAACGGGCTCCCCCCTTGGTGGGTCTTCTCGTGCGTCACCAGGAACGTGCGCTggctgaagctcttcccgcactcagTGCACTGGTACGGCCTGTCCCCGCTATGGGTCCTCTGGTGGCTGGCGAGTGTCTGCTTCTCCTTGAAGGCCTTGCCGCAGTCACCGCATTCGTAGGGCCGCTCCTCCGTGTGGGTCCTCTGGTGGTTGAGGAGGAATCGCTGCTCCCggaagctcttcccacactcgGGGCAGGCgaagggccgctccccggtgtggatgCGCTGGTGGGTGACGAGGTTCTGCTTCAGGCTGAAGCTCTTCTCGCAGACACTGCACTTGTAGGGCTGCTCGCCCGTGTGCGTGCGCTGATGGATGATCAGGTTGTGCTTGAGGCTGAAGCTCTTACCGCACTCGGGGCAGACGTAGGCCCTCTCCCCCGTGTGGTTCTTCTGGTGCCGGGTCAGGCTGGGCTGCTGGTTGAAGCATTTCCCGCACAGAATGCATTTGTACTCCCGTTCCTCCGCCTGGCTGTGAATTATGAGGTCTCTCTCATCGCTAAAGCTTTCGTCGCAAGCGGGAAATGTGAATGGCCTTTCTCCGGGGGGGGGCGTCAGGTGAGTCATGAGATCCTGCTTCTGATCCGCACTCATGGGACCGTCATCTCCTGGATAAACAAACACACTGCAGGTAGTAAGCCAGGCCCCAGTGGAAAAGAGCTGTGAACACACCCTTGGACACTGAACAGACTCCTCACGGTCACTTCCAGCATCAACAGCCATTAACTCTGCCTGAAGACAGctgggttttattattattaacaacacCCCCATTCCATTGATTTGTCCACTTCTACTCAGAATAGCCCCAGTGTGGTTTACAAATATAAACGGATACAGAGATGAAAGGGATCATGCTGAAACGCAGCCTCCTCCAGGGTGGAATACGAGAGCCCTGAAACACCACACAACAACAGCTAAGCACCCAAAAGGAAGACTCCAATTTCAGCAGTGGAGGGAATTTAAATAAAGACAGTGTAACCAATCAAGTCAAATAGGGCACTGACCCTTACC
Above is a window of Caretta caretta isolate rCarCar2 chromosome 2, rCarCar1.hap1, whole genome shotgun sequence DNA encoding:
- the LOC125633069 gene encoding uncharacterized protein LOC125633069, encoding MLKAPQSPDLDDRPYKCTECEKCFRQKKILKAHQSIHTGEKPHTCAECGKSFRQKNNLRKHQWTHTGQTPHQCAECGKRFSEKQRLRKHQKTHTGETPYACPECGTRFSHKHNLKTHQRVHTGETPYKCPECQKGFKQQNHLVSHLRTHREEKLYKCTQCDRFFRKKPNLLKHQASHVGDRPYRCKDCGKTFKQNNHLVSHQRTHAAGSLYICTECGKSYSQWAHLTTHGQAHAGAGPLTCSECRSFLIIPCMWATNSNTMFQAAQVLCGDEKPYKCSECGKGFGQEKILREHRRIHTGERPHKCAHCEKSFTWSTSLIKHQQIHTGSKLHACPACEKSFRWRHSLLQHQAVHTGAKPHTCAQCGRSFVEKQALKKHESIHTGEKPFTCSECGKSFRQKGNLVSHERSHLKEKPHRCPECGKCFREQRFLATHQRTHTQERPYQCAQCQKSFGAKQGLRVHQRLHTGERPFPCPLCGRSFTERKNLNKHQRTHSGETPYTCGECGNSYTQKYSLKVHQRTHSGETSHTCGECGERFKQRNHLVSHQRGHKAGSLYICAECGESYSQWAHLTAHERIHTRQSQPARTEYG
- the LOC125633028 gene encoding uncharacterized protein LOC125633028, with the translated sequence MSADQKQDLMTHLTPPPGERPFTFPACDESFSDERDLIIHSQAEEREYKCILCGKCFNQQPSLTRHQKNHTGERAYVCPECGKSFSLKHNLIIHQRTHTGEQPYKCSVCEKSFSLKQNLVTHQRIHTGERPFACPECGKSFREQRFLLNHQRTHTEERPYECGDCGKAFKEKQTLASHQRTHSGDRPYQCTECGKSFSQRTFLVTHEKTHQGGSPFTCDECGKSFSCKSGLVTHQRIHTGERPFACPDCGKRFSQKGSLKIHQRIHTGETPFTCPECGKTFTQKINLTTHQRTHLGDKALT